One Lucilia cuprina isolate Lc7/37 chromosome 4, ASM2204524v1, whole genome shotgun sequence DNA segment encodes these proteins:
- the LOC111690981 gene encoding paired box pox-meso protein: MMDPENQCPQYGEVNQLGGVFVNGRPLPNATRMRIVELARLGIRPCDISRQLRVSHGCVSKILARYHETGSILPGAIGGSKPRVTTPKVVNYIRELKQRDPGIFAWEIRDRLLSEGICDKTNVPSVSSISRILRNKLGSITHHHHHSGGAGGGSVITGNSATTNVSPQHSHTHAAAHHAHHHAHAHHHGHHASSHAAVTAVAAATAHHTHAAAAVAAHAHHPHLYYQPYSAYNMKSAVSCGSPSPPQTGSTQTHQMRSAAAAAAAAHGWPSSHTVSDILAHHQAVALRASCQVGNPVGGSIPSGLPLTHSPVGAATGTGSQQLLDCESASNTAALAQHQVAATQVAVAAAAASQQPYNYYMYFQNGGMHHHHHGGMMAAGATGL; this comes from the coding sequence aGAATCAATGCCCTCAATATGGTGAAGTCAACCAATTGGGAGGCGTGTTTGTCAATGGTCGACCGTTACCGAATGCAACACGCATGCGCATTGTTGAGCTGGCCCGCCTCGGCATAAGACCCTGTGATATTAGTCGTCAGCTAAGAGTGAGTCATGGTTGTGTTTCAAAAATTCTAGCCAGATATCATGAAACTGGTTCCATATTACCGGGTGCTATTGGAGGTTCGAAACCTCGTGTTACTACACCCAAGGTGGTGAACTACATAAGAGAGTTGAAGCAAAGAGATCCTGGTATTTTTGCTTGGGAAATACGTGATCGTTTGTTGAGTGAGGGTATCTGTGATAAAACGAATGTACCCAGTGTTAGTTCGATATCGAGAATATTACGCAATAAACTGGGTTCTATaacacatcatcatcatcacagtGGTGGTGCTGGTGGTGGTTCAGTGATAACGGGAAATTCGGCAACAACAAATGTTTCACCTCAACACTCTCACACACATGCCGCTGCCCATCACGCTCATCATCATGCCCATGCACATCATCACGGTCATCATGCGTCTTCACATGCCGCGGTCACAGCAGTTGCAGCAGCAACGGCTCATCACACTCATGCAGCAGCAGCGGTGGCGGCCCATGCACATCATCCCCACTTGTATTATCAACCCTATAGTGCCTACAATATGAAATCAGCTGTGTCTTGTGGTAGTCCCTCACCACCACAAACGGGATCAACACAAACACATCAAATGCGTTCGGCAGCCGCCGCAGCAGCTGCTGCTCATGGTTGGCCCTCCTCGCATACAGTTAGCGATATACTAGCTCATCATCAGGCCGTAGCTTTAAGGGCCAGCTGTCAAGTAGGCAATCCAGTAGGTGGTAGCATACCCTCAGGACTTCCACTAACACATTCACCCGTGGGTGCGGCCACTGGTACGGGTTCACAACAATTGCTAGACTGTGAAAGTGCTTCGAATACAGCAGCTTTGGCTCAACATCAAGTGGCCGCTACACAAGTGGCTGTTGCCGCCGCTGCTGCCTCTCAACAACCCTACAATTACTATATGTATTTTCAAAATGGTGGCATGCATCACCATCATCACGGCGGCATGATGGCTGCAGGAGCTACCGGCTTATGA